In Marivirga salinae, a single window of DNA contains:
- a CDS encoding site-specific integrase — MSNSFSVKFILKKYKAKNGEAPIYMRISHNGKNCDTSLKRKVLIEKWNQRQRVSGTSQEVVKLNRYLDKIYNKAFQIFEQLVVDDESISAEIIRNAVFNINEQENQITLLYLSKYHFENANHKLKWGTLKHYQVTERYFERFLKAKFKLSDIPLKKIDYKFLIDFEDFLRNWEPQDHQKPMNNNGVMKHMIRFRKLLKLALRLDWIEKNPFISYQTHFEKVERDFLDANELKAIEEKEFSLSRLDMVRDIFIFSCYTGLSYVDLYHLSEEDITVGMDGERWIHLKRIKTNTSFSVMLLPKAEQIIEKYQNHPRVFENQLLPVFSNQKTNSYLKEIADLCEIKKKLTFHIARHTFATTVTLTNGVPIETVSKMLGHTKLATTQIYAKVVENKIGSDMAALKKKLSINELVKKAD, encoded by the coding sequence ATGAGCAACTCATTTTCAGTAAAATTTATACTCAAGAAGTACAAAGCAAAAAATGGTGAAGCGCCAATTTATATGCGTATCTCTCACAATGGGAAAAATTGTGACACCTCTTTGAAAAGGAAAGTTCTGATTGAAAAATGGAATCAGCGACAGAGAGTTTCCGGTACTTCTCAAGAGGTAGTAAAACTGAACCGCTACCTCGATAAAATTTACAATAAAGCCTTTCAAATCTTTGAGCAATTAGTCGTAGATGATGAATCCATTTCAGCGGAAATAATCAGAAATGCAGTATTCAATATCAATGAGCAAGAAAACCAAATAACTCTACTGTATTTATCAAAGTATCATTTCGAAAATGCCAATCACAAACTTAAGTGGGGCACCCTAAAGCATTACCAGGTAACAGAAAGATATTTTGAACGATTTCTAAAAGCAAAATTCAAGCTTTCAGATATCCCGTTAAAAAAGATAGATTATAAATTCCTTATCGATTTTGAGGATTTTCTACGCAACTGGGAGCCGCAAGACCATCAGAAGCCAATGAACAATAATGGCGTAATGAAACACATGATTCGGTTTCGTAAATTATTGAAACTGGCTCTACGGCTAGATTGGATTGAAAAGAATCCTTTTATCAGTTACCAAACCCATTTTGAAAAAGTTGAAAGAGACTTCCTAGATGCTAATGAATTGAAGGCAATAGAAGAGAAAGAATTTTCGCTAAGTCGTTTAGATATGGTAAGGGATATTTTCATTTTCAGTTGCTACACAGGCTTATCTTATGTCGATTTGTACCATTTATCTGAAGAAGATATTACTGTAGGCATGGATGGAGAAAGATGGATTCATTTAAAGCGAATCAAAACGAACACTTCATTTTCTGTGATGTTACTACCTAAGGCAGAACAGATAATTGAGAAATATCAAAATCACCCAAGAGTATTTGAGAATCAACTTTTACCAGTGTTTTCTAACCAAAAAACAAATTCTTACTTAAAGGAGATTGCCGACCTCTGCGAAATCAAGAAAAAGCTGACATTCCATATAGCTCGTCATACTTTCGCTACAACAGTCACCCTAACCAATGGCGTTCCAATCGAAACGGTGAGCAAGATGCTTGGCCATACAAAACTGGCAACAACTCAAATTTATGCAAAGGTAGTAGAGAATAAAATCGGTAGTGATATGGCAGCACTTAAGAAAAAGCTCAGTATCAATGAATTAGTAAAAAAGGCAGATTGA
- a CDS encoding sterol desaturase family protein, translating to MEYIDIFITSFKDYARYVGNEVLNPHWGNYLYWLIGISLFFFALELTMPWRKDQPKIRKDFWLDAFYMFFNFFLFSLVGYYAFSNVFVHLFNDFLGLFGITNLVAIEINTWPVWAQLLTLFILRDFIHWNVHRLLHRVPALWEFHKVHHSVEQMGFAAHLRFHWMETIVYRTIEYIPLAMIGFGIQEFLLVHLFALAIGHFNHSNIRVPLGPFKYIFNNPQMHIWHHAKHIPSKTGVNFGISLSIWDYIFRTHYIPKDGRDEPLGFDDMDKFPSKLKDQLIYGLKPRKEKTK from the coding sequence ATGGAATACATTGATATTTTCATCACCTCCTTTAAGGACTATGCTCGCTATGTGGGAAATGAGGTTTTAAATCCACATTGGGGCAATTATTTATATTGGTTAATTGGTATATCACTTTTCTTTTTTGCCTTAGAATTAACTATGCCGTGGAGAAAAGATCAGCCAAAAATTAGAAAAGATTTTTGGTTAGATGCTTTTTATATGTTTTTCAATTTCTTCCTTTTCTCATTAGTAGGTTATTATGCCTTTTCTAATGTTTTTGTCCATTTGTTTAATGACTTTTTAGGATTGTTTGGTATAACAAATTTAGTAGCAATTGAAATCAATACCTGGCCAGTTTGGGCACAGCTATTGACTTTGTTTATTCTAAGAGATTTCATCCATTGGAATGTGCATAGATTATTGCATAGAGTTCCAGCCCTTTGGGAATTTCATAAAGTGCACCATTCCGTTGAGCAAATGGGATTTGCAGCGCATTTAAGATTTCATTGGATGGAAACCATCGTATATCGAACAATAGAATATATTCCTTTGGCTATGATTGGTTTTGGAATTCAAGAATTTTTATTGGTTCATTTGTTTGCCTTAGCAATAGGTCACTTTAACCACTCCAATATCAGAGTTCCTTTAGGGCCTTTTAAATATATTTTCAATAACCCTCAAATGCATATCTGGCACCATGCTAAGCATATTCCCTCAAAAACGGGAGTTAACTTTGGAATATCATTAAGTATTTGGGATTATATTTTCAGAACACATTATATCCCTAAAGATGGAAGAGATGAACCTTTAGGTTTTGACGATATGGACAAATTTCCATCGAAATTGAAAGATCAATTGATATATGGTTTGAAGCCAAGGAAAGAAAAAACAAAATAA